In a single window of the Olivibacter sp. SDN3 genome:
- a CDS encoding LytTR family DNA-binding domain-containing protein translates to MTSCYIIDDEDAAISLLSKFIDKTPDLTLVGASINPLEALQKILNKEVQVDITFLDINMPEISGLELANLIGKSTHIIFTSAYTQYGLEAFDRDAIDYIAKPFSYERFLRAVARYIKWKQHKVQVPQKKQRFFFIKNDVKGKLTRVLVDEIIYIESLANYIVIHTGTEKHITYLTLTEAEEYLASYTFVRVHKSTMVNPLNIKAIEGNKLIMANDITITIGSSYRKTLSEKLGGSLLVSKRRN, encoded by the coding sequence ATGACTAGTTGTTACATAATTGATGATGAGGACGCCGCTATAAGTTTGTTGAGTAAATTTATTGACAAAACGCCCGATCTTACCTTAGTGGGAGCATCAATAAACCCATTGGAAGCTCTGCAAAAAATTCTAAACAAGGAGGTACAGGTTGACATTACTTTTCTGGATATTAACATGCCTGAAATATCAGGTTTGGAGCTAGCAAACTTAATTGGCAAATCAACACATATTATATTTACATCAGCTTATACACAATATGGGCTGGAAGCTTTCGATCGTGACGCTATTGACTATATAGCTAAGCCTTTTAGCTATGAGCGTTTTCTGCGGGCGGTTGCCCGATACATTAAATGGAAACAACATAAAGTTCAAGTACCACAGAAAAAACAAAGGTTCTTTTTTATCAAAAACGATGTCAAAGGTAAACTCACTCGGGTACTCGTGGATGAAATTATCTATATCGAATCGTTAGCCAACTATATCGTAATCCATACCGGTACTGAAAAACATATCACGTATCTAACACTAACTGAAGCAGAAGAATACCTCGCATCTTACACCTTTGTTCGGGTACATAAATCAACTATGGTGAATCCTCTGAATATTAAAGCCATTGAGGGGAACAAGCTCATAATGGCTAACGATATCACTATCACAATAGGTTCCAGCTATAGAAAAACGCTATCAGAAAAACTAGGCGGCAGTTTGTTAGTGTCTAAAAGACGTAATTGA